A stretch of Synechococcus sp. MIT S9220 DNA encodes these proteins:
- a CDS encoding cob(I)yrinic acid a,c-diamide adenosyltransferase: MTASLSPSHRPRQQSGADHRVLNRAGLHPLPSLQPQQPLHLVAPEGQLQVHTAPYRGSFGTVLSQALRSAGLGSRVAVMQFLKGGVAQGPNAAITLCDRMVWMRPAVMGCLSDQASSADPTTVDAVQAVWQICRRHLASGDLDQLVLDELGLAIALGYLNESEVRDSLDARPGSMDVIITGPSIPDSLMGLADQVTELRRGF; the protein is encoded by the coding sequence ATGACTGCCAGCCTGAGCCCAAGCCATCGACCCCGCCAGCAGAGCGGTGCCGATCATCGGGTTCTGAACCGTGCGGGTTTGCATCCTCTGCCATCGCTCCAGCCACAGCAGCCCCTGCATCTGGTGGCTCCTGAAGGGCAGTTGCAGGTGCATACCGCCCCTTATCGAGGAAGTTTCGGGACAGTTTTGAGTCAAGCCTTGCGTTCTGCTGGGCTTGGCAGTCGTGTTGCAGTGATGCAGTTCCTTAAAGGTGGTGTGGCTCAGGGGCCTAATGCGGCGATCACTCTCTGCGATCGCATGGTCTGGATGAGACCTGCTGTGATGGGATGTCTTTCGGATCAGGCCAGCTCAGCTGACCCCACAACTGTGGATGCTGTCCAAGCGGTCTGGCAGATCTGTCGTCGCCACCTGGCTAGCGGCGATCTTGATCAGTTGGTTTTGGATGAACTTGGCTTGGCCATTGCTCTCGGCTACCTCAACGAATCTGAGGTGCGTGACAGCCTGGACGCACGTCCTGGTTCCATGGATGTGATCATCACAGGACCGTCGATTCCGGACTCTCTCATGGGATTAGCCGACCAAGTGACGGAACTGCGCAGGGGTTTCTGA
- the ntcA gene encoding global nitrogen regulator NtcA → MAEVMRGFSRTAPQPGRSAETSLTNAPNPASRTLLEVIRDLEGASTEMVERNKTIFFPGDPAERVYLIRRGAVRLSRVYESGEEITVALLRENSLFGVLSLLTGHRSDRFYHSVAFTRVEMVTAPASSVRQAIEANTSVGLLLLQGLSSRILQTETMIETLTHRDMSSRLVSFLLVLCRDFGMPGPQGITIDLRLSHQAIAEAIGSTRVTITRLLGDLRNSGLVEIDRKKITVLDPIALAKRFS, encoded by the coding sequence ATGGCCGAAGTGATGCGCGGCTTTAGTCGGACTGCTCCCCAGCCTGGGCGGTCCGCAGAAACAAGCCTGACCAATGCGCCCAATCCCGCCAGCCGCACCCTGCTGGAAGTGATCCGTGATCTGGAAGGTGCCAGCACCGAAATGGTGGAACGGAATAAGACCATCTTTTTCCCAGGAGACCCGGCCGAGCGCGTCTATCTGATCCGACGAGGAGCTGTGCGTTTATCGAGGGTTTATGAGTCCGGTGAAGAGATCACCGTTGCCCTGCTGAGAGAAAACAGCCTGTTTGGCGTTCTCTCACTGCTCACCGGACATCGCTCCGATCGGTTTTATCACTCCGTGGCCTTCACCAGAGTGGAAATGGTGACAGCCCCAGCGAGCTCTGTACGCCAGGCGATCGAAGCGAACACCAGCGTGGGATTGCTTTTACTTCAGGGTCTCTCCAGCCGAATTCTGCAGACCGAGACGATGATTGAAACCCTTACGCACCGGGACATGTCCTCCCGACTGGTGAGTTTTCTGCTTGTCCTCTGCAGAGACTTCGGGATGCCTGGCCCCCAGGGCATCACCATTGACCTGCGTTTGTCTCATCAGGCCATCGCTGAAGCGATCGGATCCACGCGTGTCACGATCACGCGTCTGCTTGGCGATCTACGCAATTCAGGCCTGGTCGAAATTGACCGCAAGAAGATCACTGTTCTGGATCCGATTGCACTGGCCAAACGTTTCAGTTAA
- the rph gene encoding ribonuclease PH encodes MSETQHNVGRPDGRQPSDLRSFSIDWDPMGFALSSVIVRTGRTTVLCSVCNEEGVPRWRRDQGLGWLSAEYRLLPGSTPDRQRRELMKLSGRTQEIQRLIGRSLRAAIDMKALGENTLLIDCDVIQADAGTRTAAITGAWLALQKACERLVAQGRISTHPVINQVAAVSVGLIDGHALLDLDYSEDSRADVDLNVVMNNSGDLLELQGTAEGAPFSRQQLNSLLDLAEPGLKQLMAAQLDALHED; translated from the coding sequence ATGAGCGAGACCCAGCACAACGTTGGTCGCCCAGATGGCCGCCAACCCTCCGACCTCAGGTCCTTCTCGATCGACTGGGATCCCATGGGCTTCGCTCTGAGCTCTGTGATCGTGCGCACCGGACGCACCACCGTGCTCTGCAGCGTCTGCAATGAAGAAGGCGTCCCGCGCTGGCGACGGGATCAGGGCCTTGGGTGGCTCAGCGCTGAATATCGACTGCTGCCGGGATCCACCCCTGACCGCCAGCGAAGGGAACTAATGAAACTGTCAGGACGCACCCAGGAGATCCAGCGCCTGATCGGCCGCAGCCTTCGCGCGGCAATCGACATGAAGGCGTTGGGTGAGAACACCCTGCTGATCGACTGCGATGTGATTCAGGCGGATGCGGGAACGCGGACTGCAGCGATTACGGGGGCATGGCTCGCCCTGCAAAAGGCCTGCGAGCGGCTGGTTGCACAAGGGCGCATCAGCACTCATCCGGTCATCAACCAAGTGGCGGCTGTCTCTGTGGGACTGATCGATGGGCATGCTCTGCTGGACTTGGACTACAGCGAAGACAGTCGGGCAGATGTGGATCTCAATGTGGTGATGAACAACTCCGGCGACCTATTGGAGTTGCAGGGCACGGCCGAAGGTGCACCATTCAGTCGCCAGCAGCTCAACAGCCTGCTGGACCTTGCCGAACCAGGGTTGAAGCAGCTCATGGCTGCACAGCTGGATGCACTGCATGAAGACTGA
- a CDS encoding resolvase, which translates to MNRIVSVDPGRNKCGLVLVDCTRDCVIEGHVVATESVLDTLQCWRQDAPIECLVLGNGTASNSLRHQLPEDLPVRVVDERGTTLQARKRYWQLWPPTGWRRLMPRGLLLPPSELDAVAALVILESELGRKILWPGPAPLRNGPAQ; encoded by the coding sequence ATGAACCGGATCGTCTCTGTTGACCCAGGGCGCAACAAGTGCGGCCTGGTCCTTGTCGATTGCACTAGAGATTGCGTCATCGAAGGGCACGTTGTGGCAACCGAATCGGTGCTGGACACCCTGCAGTGCTGGAGGCAAGACGCACCGATTGAATGCTTGGTGCTGGGGAATGGCACAGCCAGCAACAGTTTGAGACACCAGCTTCCTGAAGATCTTCCCGTCAGAGTGGTGGATGAGCGCGGCACCACACTTCAGGCACGCAAGCGCTATTGGCAGCTATGGCCCCCAACAGGATGGCGGCGATTGATGCCCCGAGGCCTGCTGCTACCCCCCAGCGAACTGGATGCCGTTGCAGCCCTGGTGATTCTTGAATCGGAGCTGGGCCGCAAGATCCTTTGGCCTGGTCCCGCCCCACTCAGAAACGGGCCCGCACAGTGA
- the thyX gene encoding FAD-dependent thymidylate synthase, whose amino-acid sequence MDSRFRVELIAATPNPQQSVYAGMHQDYSEGFVVMERDQWPNETRAGEICIKRLLGGMKGHYGPLEHAQIVLNVGWFPHSVMQQARTHRVGVSFDVQSMRYTGERICRAAEGKLDLEEVFYLRPVGEYRDRLGKKYTYVDEQRLIDLKLCQQAAERYRDLLRDGFSEEHARGILPFDYRQHFVVSFSLRAFLHFLDLRSKLDAQQEIRELCDLMWPHLQNWAPEFADWYEKNRLHKARLAP is encoded by the coding sequence ATGGATTCCCGCTTCCGGGTCGAACTGATCGCTGCCACGCCCAATCCTCAACAGAGCGTGTATGCCGGCATGCACCAGGACTACAGCGAAGGGTTCGTGGTGATGGAACGCGACCAGTGGCCGAACGAAACGAGAGCTGGAGAAATTTGCATCAAGCGGTTGCTGGGTGGAATGAAGGGCCATTACGGCCCACTGGAACATGCTCAGATCGTGTTGAACGTTGGCTGGTTCCCTCACTCGGTCATGCAGCAGGCGCGAACCCACCGAGTGGGCGTGAGCTTTGATGTGCAATCGATGCGTTACACCGGTGAGCGCATCTGCAGGGCTGCTGAAGGGAAACTCGATCTCGAGGAAGTGTTCTACCTGCGGCCGGTCGGGGAATACCGAGACCGACTAGGCAAGAAATACACCTACGTCGATGAGCAACGACTCATCGATCTCAAACTCTGCCAACAAGCCGCGGAGCGCTATCGCGATCTGTTGCGCGATGGCTTCTCCGAGGAACATGCCCGTGGCATCCTCCCGTTCGACTATCGACAGCACTTTGTTGTCAGCTTCAGTCTTCGAGCATTCCTTCACTTCCTAGACCTGCGTTCCAAACTCGACGCGCAACAGGAAATCAGAGAACTTTGCGATTTGATGTGGCCCCATCTTCAGAACTGGGCACCTGAGTTTGCTGACTGGTACGAGAAAAATCGCTTGCACAAGGCGCGCCTGGCGCCCTGA
- a CDS encoding BadF/BadG/BcrA/BcrD ATPase family protein, with translation MNKQVPIFAGFDAGQTQCRCRLSAWEDGKLRTVGDGLGPGVSHLDAADGEERFRSAIRFSLDRARLDWTQRCGREPNKSEPIFAAAIGASGIEAGTPLQERGGALLASELQLPETCCIATGDERTALRGAFPDQSGIVLISGTGMIVVGRDANGREHRCGGWGWRLDGAGSAFDIGHDALQLSLKMADGRAPDGTLRHQLWEVMGCRTAFELKARVVSPSHGTDAEAKLAPLVDDAAAQGDPAARAILQQSASALAQAAAVTAQALDLTTPSLCARGGALEHLSEFRELVNTAIFELLPGSSWQSGSGDACDGALACALDRSALRPH, from the coding sequence TTGAACAAGCAAGTTCCCATCTTTGCTGGATTTGATGCCGGACAGACCCAATGCCGTTGCCGATTGAGTGCTTGGGAGGACGGAAAACTTCGAACGGTCGGCGATGGTTTAGGGCCAGGAGTGAGCCATCTGGATGCTGCTGACGGAGAAGAGCGCTTTCGTTCTGCCATCCGCTTCAGCCTCGACAGAGCCCGACTCGACTGGACTCAGCGATGCGGTCGGGAACCCAACAAGTCAGAGCCAATCTTTGCTGCAGCCATTGGAGCCAGTGGCATCGAGGCTGGAACGCCCCTGCAGGAGAGGGGCGGAGCGCTACTCGCTTCAGAACTGCAACTGCCCGAAACGTGCTGCATCGCAACCGGCGACGAACGCACCGCCTTGCGGGGCGCATTTCCTGATCAGTCGGGCATCGTGCTAATCAGCGGCACCGGAATGATCGTGGTGGGTCGGGACGCCAACGGACGCGAACACCGCTGCGGCGGCTGGGGCTGGCGCCTGGATGGTGCAGGGTCTGCCTTCGACATCGGCCACGATGCGCTTCAGCTGAGCCTGAAAATGGCCGATGGCCGCGCTCCTGATGGCACGCTGCGGCACCAGCTGTGGGAAGTCATGGGTTGTCGCACCGCCTTCGAGCTCAAAGCACGCGTGGTGAGCCCAAGCCATGGCACCGACGCAGAGGCGAAGCTGGCGCCGCTGGTCGACGACGCTGCCGCACAAGGCGATCCTGCCGCTCGAGCCATCCTGCAGCAGTCGGCCTCCGCACTCGCGCAGGCAGCAGCAGTCACGGCTCAAGCCCTTGATCTGACCACTCCATCCCTGTGTGCGCGTGGCGGAGCGCTGGAGCATCTTTCAGAGTTCCGTGAACTCGTCAACACGGCGATCTTCGAGTTGCTGCCGGGGAGCAGCTGGCAATCAGGATCGGGGGATGCCTGTGATGGTGCGCTTGCCTGCGCTCTGGATCGTTCCGCCCTCAGGCCACATTGA
- a CDS encoding DUF3084 domain-containing protein, with amino-acid sequence MTGWLLLLSLLILGGVLSTLGDRLGSRVGKARLSLFGLRPRQTAVVITVLTGSLISALSLGLMLLVSRQLRVGLFELNDLEARLRSSRLDLKGSRKAQRKARQQLEEARADEIKARKILADAQARAGELRSTLQPLQEQTRRLEAERQRLSQDVRNRDAEIQRTDDELRAVRQRISSGEAELQQLEKNLIALRRGDVAISSGQPLATVTLKLDRPDQARQVIDQVLREANLQAFQKVLPEQAPDRQIILVPRQDIERLEQAIRKPGTWVVLLRSAANVLRGESVVYAFPDVRPNVAITIEGEVLAKTTLASQDTNPEAVRNRINLLLASTLSEVRRRGSLSQGLQFDANAVNRLARALTERSGGRVDLEAVAVRRSETADPIAIELRPSRPLRPTSTLQDDSP; translated from the coding sequence GTGACCGGCTGGCTGCTGCTGCTTTCCCTGCTGATCCTCGGGGGCGTGCTCTCCACTCTCGGTGACCGACTGGGTTCGAGGGTCGGCAAAGCCCGGCTGAGCCTTTTCGGTCTTCGCCCACGTCAAACCGCGGTGGTGATCACTGTGCTCACGGGGAGCCTGATTAGTGCCTTGTCGCTTGGGCTGATGCTGCTGGTGAGCCGCCAGCTGCGCGTTGGTCTGTTTGAACTCAATGACCTCGAAGCCCGCCTGCGCAGCAGCCGCTTAGACCTTAAGGGAAGCCGCAAGGCTCAGCGCAAGGCACGGCAGCAACTCGAAGAGGCTCGGGCCGATGAAATCAAAGCCAGAAAGATCCTGGCTGATGCGCAGGCACGAGCAGGAGAACTGCGCAGCACACTTCAACCCCTTCAAGAGCAGACACGCCGACTTGAGGCAGAACGGCAGAGACTCAGCCAGGACGTGCGCAACCGCGATGCGGAAATCCAACGCACGGATGATGAACTTCGAGCAGTGCGTCAACGCATCAGCTCAGGCGAAGCGGAGCTCCAGCAATTGGAGAAGAACCTGATAGCGCTGCGACGTGGAGATGTGGCCATCAGCAGTGGCCAGCCGCTGGCCACTGTCACGCTCAAGCTGGATCGTCCTGATCAAGCCCGGCAAGTGATTGACCAGGTGCTGCGGGAAGCCAATCTGCAGGCTTTTCAGAAGGTTCTGCCCGAACAGGCTCCTGATCGTCAGATCATCCTCGTGCCCCGCCAGGACATTGAAAGGCTGGAACAAGCCATCCGAAAGCCGGGCACCTGGGTGGTGCTACTGCGCTCAGCGGCCAATGTGTTGCGCGGTGAGAGCGTGGTGTACGCCTTCCCGGATGTACGTCCCAATGTGGCCATCACCATTGAGGGAGAAGTTCTGGCCAAAACCACTCTTGCCAGCCAGGACACGAATCCAGAAGCGGTGCGAAACCGCATCAACCTTCTGCTGGCGTCGACTCTGTCGGAGGTGCGCCGAAGAGGGTCCCTGAGTCAAGGCCTTCAATTTGATGCCAACGCCGTCAACAGACTCGCTCGGGCACTGACCGAGCGCAGCGGTGGACGGGTTGATCTCGAGGCAGTTGCGGTGCGGCGTAGTGAAACCGCTGATCCCATTGCGATCGAGCTGCGTCCAAGCCGCCCTTTGCGCCCAACATCCACGCTTCAGGACGACAGTCCATGA
- the dcd gene encoding dCTP deaminase, producing the protein MLKNDRWITEQAAAGMLEPFQKGLIRHLDPEQKLAPVLSFGCSSYGYDLRLSPQEFLIFKHVPGTVMNPKRFNPGNLEPTELHHDDDGDYFILPAHSYGLGVALEKMKVPPNITVICLGKSTYARLGIIVNTTPAEASWEGHLTLEFSNSSGADCRIYANEGICQLLFFEGDPCDTTYSDRQGKYQHQPERVTLAKV; encoded by the coding sequence ATGCTCAAAAATGACCGTTGGATCACTGAACAGGCTGCCGCTGGCATGCTCGAACCCTTCCAGAAAGGGTTGATTCGCCATCTCGACCCTGAGCAGAAGCTGGCACCTGTGCTCAGCTTCGGATGTTCCTCATATGGCTACGACCTGCGGTTGTCGCCTCAGGAATTTCTGATCTTCAAGCATGTTCCTGGAACTGTGATGAACCCCAAGCGGTTCAATCCTGGAAACCTTGAACCAACCGAGCTTCACCATGATGACGATGGTGACTATTTCATCCTTCCCGCTCATTCCTATGGCCTGGGAGTGGCTCTTGAAAAGATGAAGGTTCCGCCGAACATCACCGTGATCTGCCTTGGCAAGAGCACCTATGCGCGTCTTGGCATCATTGTGAACACCACTCCGGCTGAAGCCAGCTGGGAAGGGCATCTCACGCTTGAATTCAGTAACAGTTCAGGAGCTGACTGCCGCATCTATGCCAATGAAGGCATCTGCCAGCTGTTGTTCTTTGAAGGCGATCCCTGCGACACCACTTACAGCGATCGGCAGGGTAAATACCAGCATCAACCCGAGCGGGTGACACTGGCCAAGGTTTAA
- a CDS encoding lytic transglycosylase domain-containing protein encodes MPAVSSHGLNTRETRGPLLLGGTTLLTVLAILGGRVLLRSQHHPITPELSDAQLWTHYRWSGNPEQRREAALMLGSRSDDSPQRRWHLLSGQGWGPAPMAAVALKQQALAAKSLGRDGEEQQHWRDLLRRFPTSTASADARYHLADRQPQLREELLRLQPAHPAALAAAAELPDDADQALVQSSALHLARWGANWPGAQRLLRKACGAITGEGLEQQQRLQLAAALAELGDGRSAELCLQGTPLAPSQALTIGRTLLRGNQDQQQRGEAMLLQLAKDHPDSEEALQSAALLSEPLLPKQALINALPESLQKRSADVAAARVRLAGGEGGLVVLKRWPGHPASWQLQWDLAREALLKGQWEPARSWLTAIPAEQLPDPLRARQQFWLGMSLDKLGDRQAAKEIWQTLTRQQPPGYYTWRAQARLGSGNLPALSGDKVITATEADRLNSGQTWSPLDSGNPLVDQLWRLEMNQEAWETWRSDAGNSDPSPQQLLREGRLRLAVNDHWTGLSRLWRASLRLVSPDCNTRQLLHNSLHPRPLLPLFLAASEQEKVRLELLLAIARQESRFSPGVTSPVGAVGLLQLMPATAAELAGEELSSDDLREPERNAILGARYLADLLELWQGNPWLTVASYNAGPGAAGSWVSAELDQDPELWVERIPYPETRLYTKKVLGNLWAYLNNSSGNDASTDRCSQ; translated from the coding sequence ATGCCAGCAGTTTCCAGCCACGGCTTGAACACTCGAGAGACCCGCGGACCGCTACTTCTCGGCGGCACCACGCTTCTTACTGTTCTGGCGATCTTGGGTGGTCGTGTGCTCTTGCGCAGTCAACACCATCCGATCACGCCGGAGCTGAGTGATGCACAGCTCTGGACGCACTACCGCTGGTCCGGGAACCCTGAGCAGCGGCGCGAAGCCGCCCTGATGCTGGGCAGCCGCAGCGACGATTCTCCGCAAAGGCGCTGGCACCTGCTGAGCGGACAGGGCTGGGGGCCAGCTCCAATGGCCGCCGTCGCCCTCAAACAACAAGCCCTGGCGGCAAAATCACTGGGCCGCGATGGGGAGGAGCAACAACACTGGCGGGATCTACTCCGACGTTTTCCCACGTCAACGGCCAGTGCCGATGCCCGTTATCACCTTGCAGATCGCCAGCCGCAGCTGAGGGAGGAGCTGCTCAGGCTTCAACCCGCCCATCCAGCCGCGCTGGCGGCCGCCGCCGAACTGCCGGACGACGCCGATCAGGCCCTGGTCCAGTCCAGTGCCCTGCATCTGGCCCGCTGGGGAGCGAACTGGCCTGGGGCGCAACGGCTGCTTCGCAAGGCCTGCGGTGCCATCACAGGCGAAGGACTGGAACAGCAGCAGCGTCTGCAACTGGCAGCGGCCCTGGCTGAACTTGGCGATGGCCGATCCGCAGAACTTTGCCTGCAGGGAACCCCCCTGGCCCCGTCGCAGGCGCTGACGATCGGACGCACACTCCTTCGAGGCAACCAGGATCAGCAACAACGCGGTGAAGCGATGTTGCTGCAGCTGGCCAAGGATCACCCGGACAGCGAGGAGGCACTGCAATCTGCAGCACTGCTGAGCGAGCCTTTGCTGCCGAAACAGGCACTGATCAACGCTTTGCCTGAATCTCTCCAGAAGCGATCAGCCGATGTCGCCGCGGCCCGGGTCCGTCTGGCAGGGGGCGAAGGAGGGCTGGTCGTGCTGAAACGCTGGCCCGGCCATCCCGCCAGCTGGCAACTGCAGTGGGACCTGGCTCGTGAAGCACTGCTCAAAGGTCAGTGGGAACCGGCAAGGTCATGGCTGACTGCGATCCCAGCGGAGCAGCTGCCTGACCCCCTGCGGGCGCGCCAGCAGTTCTGGCTGGGGATGAGCCTGGACAAACTCGGAGATCGCCAGGCTGCCAAAGAGATCTGGCAGACGCTGACGCGTCAGCAGCCACCCGGTTACTACACCTGGCGAGCTCAGGCCAGGCTGGGTTCCGGAAACCTGCCGGCTCTCTCAGGCGACAAGGTGATCACGGCCACAGAGGCTGACCGTCTGAACTCTGGTCAAACCTGGAGCCCCCTCGACAGCGGCAATCCCCTGGTTGACCAGCTCTGGCGCCTTGAGATGAATCAGGAAGCCTGGGAAACCTGGCGCAGCGACGCAGGAAACTCCGATCCATCTCCACAGCAGCTCCTGCGGGAAGGCCGGCTTCGACTGGCGGTGAATGACCACTGGACCGGTCTCAGCCGGCTGTGGCGGGCCAGCCTGCGACTGGTGTCCCCGGACTGCAACACGCGCCAGTTGCTCCACAACAGTCTTCACCCCAGACCGCTGCTGCCTCTCTTCCTGGCCGCTTCAGAGCAGGAGAAGGTGCGATTAGAACTGCTGCTGGCCATTGCCCGCCAGGAATCTCGCTTCTCGCCCGGCGTGACTTCACCCGTGGGTGCCGTGGGACTTCTGCAGCTGATGCCAGCCACTGCCGCGGAACTGGCAGGAGAAGAGCTCAGCAGCGACGATCTACGCGAACCAGAGCGCAATGCGATTCTCGGAGCCCGCTATCTGGCCGATCTGCTGGAGCTTTGGCAGGGCAACCCCTGGTTAACAGTGGCCAGTTACAACGCGGGGCCTGGAGCGGCAGGATCCTGGGTGAGCGCTGAACTGGACCAGGACCCTGAGCTTTGGGTCGAACGCATTCCATACCCTGAAACCCGTCTCTACACCAAGAAGGTGCTCGGCAATCTCTGGGCGTACCTGAACAACAGTTCAGGCAACGATGCCAGCACTGATCGCTGCAGCCAGTGA
- the glmM gene encoding phosphoglucosamine mutase has translation MASSAAHPLGSLQSPEVSFGTDGLRGRVGSAITPALALQVGFWCGRVLPPDGPVLIGMDSRCSGSMVVAALTAGLTAAGREVWTLGLCPTPAVPGLIRRFQASGGLMVSASHNPPEDNGIKVFGPDGSKLGSTLQRRIESGLRGEADASGPMGACGAAIHRAELLEHYRDSLLSSVQHQRLDGVPIVLDLCWGSATACGAEVFRSLGADLTVLHGAADGERINVGCGSTHLGPLREAVIERGAAMGFAFDGDADRMLAVDGRGRVVDGDHVLYLWGSVLQDSGALPDQRLVATVMSNLGFERAWQSRGGQLERTPVGDQHVHAAMVSSGAALGGEQSGHILSSAHGLAGDGVLTALQLATLCHGQQMTLADWLDRSFQAYPQKLVNVRVPDLERRKGWAECAPLRELVDEAERSMAEDGRVLVRASGTEPLLRVMVEAAESDVVELWTGRLAEAADRHLNVA, from the coding sequence ATGGCCTCTTCCGCTGCTCATCCGCTTGGTTCACTCCAGTCCCCGGAGGTCAGTTTCGGGACAGATGGGCTGCGGGGTCGTGTCGGTTCGGCGATCACGCCCGCTCTGGCTTTGCAGGTGGGTTTCTGGTGCGGTCGCGTCTTGCCGCCGGATGGTCCTGTTCTGATCGGAATGGACTCCCGCTGCAGCGGTTCGATGGTGGTGGCCGCTCTGACCGCAGGTCTGACTGCAGCAGGTCGTGAGGTCTGGACTCTTGGCCTTTGCCCCACACCGGCGGTTCCCGGTCTGATCCGTCGCTTTCAGGCATCAGGCGGGTTGATGGTGTCGGCCAGTCACAACCCGCCTGAAGACAACGGCATCAAGGTGTTCGGGCCTGATGGCAGCAAGCTGGGCTCCACGCTGCAGCGCCGCATTGAATCCGGTCTGCGTGGTGAGGCAGACGCCTCTGGGCCGATGGGCGCCTGTGGCGCTGCAATCCATCGTGCTGAGTTGCTTGAGCACTATCGCGACAGTCTGCTGAGCAGCGTTCAGCATCAGCGTCTGGACGGAGTGCCGATCGTGCTCGATCTCTGCTGGGGTTCAGCAACCGCATGCGGTGCAGAGGTTTTCCGCTCACTTGGGGCCGACCTCACCGTGCTGCATGGGGCGGCAGACGGTGAGCGCATCAACGTGGGCTGTGGGTCCACCCATCTGGGACCGCTGCGGGAGGCGGTGATCGAACGCGGTGCGGCCATGGGCTTTGCCTTCGACGGTGATGCCGACCGGATGCTGGCTGTGGACGGTCGCGGCCGGGTTGTTGATGGTGATCACGTGCTCTACCTCTGGGGCTCTGTGCTGCAAGACAGCGGTGCGTTGCCTGACCAGCGCCTGGTTGCCACGGTGATGTCCAACCTCGGATTTGAGCGGGCCTGGCAGTCCAGAGGTGGTCAGCTGGAGCGCACTCCGGTGGGAGACCAGCATGTGCACGCAGCGATGGTGAGCAGTGGTGCAGCCCTGGGAGGTGAGCAGTCCGGACACATCCTGTCCTCCGCCCATGGACTCGCCGGTGATGGGGTTCTCACGGCGCTTCAGCTCGCCACCCTTTGCCATGGCCAGCAGATGACGCTTGCGGACTGGCTGGACCGCAGCTTCCAGGCCTATCCACAGAAGCTTGTGAATGTGCGCGTGCCTGACCTCGAGCGGCGCAAGGGTTGGGCCGAGTGCGCTCCTCTGCGAGAGCTGGTCGACGAAGCTGAACGCTCGATGGCTGAAGACGGCAGGGTGCTGGTGCGGGCGAGCGGCACCGAACCTCTCTTGCGGGTGATGGTGGAAGCGGCCGAATCAGATGTGGTGGAACTCTGGACCGGCCGTTTGGCCGAGGCGGCCGATCGCCATCTCAATGTGGCCTGA